Proteins found in one Poseidonibacter antarcticus genomic segment:
- the amrB gene encoding AmmeMemoRadiSam system protein B gives MNIRKTVVSGSFYPNDKDELIELINSFSKDINQKYENTFEHINAIITPHAGYIYSGYLANLSFNLASKQNPKRVIVIGPSHQAYFEGSSICLDDFYETPLGNIKIDTKLSKQILQKYDFINQNEETAFEHSSETQAPFIKYYFPKAQLIEIVYANQDINILCTLINELILNKDNLIVISSDLSHFHTLEDAKKLDENCISAINQKDINKLNICEACGKIGISAILKSAIKNSLKTKVLDYATSFDINNDKSSVVGYTTALIGE, from the coding sequence ATGAATATAAGAAAAACTGTTGTTTCTGGAAGTTTTTATCCAAATGATAAAGATGAATTAATAGAGTTAATCAACAGTTTTTCAAAAGACATTAATCAAAAATATGAAAATACTTTTGAACATATAAATGCAATTATAACACCACATGCTGGATATATTTATAGTGGATACCTTGCAAATCTATCTTTTAATCTAGCTTCAAAACAAAATCCTAAAAGAGTAATAGTAATAGGACCTTCACATCAAGCATATTTTGAAGGTTCTAGTATTTGCCTTGATGATTTTTATGAAACACCATTAGGAAATATAAAAATAGATACAAAACTTTCAAAACAAATCCTTCAAAAATATGATTTTATAAATCAAAATGAAGAAACAGCTTTTGAACACTCAAGTGAAACACAAGCACCTTTTATAAAATACTATTTTCCAAAAGCACAATTAATAGAAATAGTTTACGCCAATCAAGATATAAATATTCTTTGTACTTTAATAAATGAATTAATTTTAAATAAAGATAATTTAATAGTAATTAGTTCAGATTTAAGTCACTTTCACACCCTAGAAGATGCAAAAAAATTAGATGAAAATTGTATAAGTGCAATTAATCAAAAAGATATAAATAAACTAAATATCTGTGAAGCTTGCGGAAAAATTGGAATAAGTGCAATACTAAAATCAGCAATAAAAAACTCACTAAAAACAAAAGTTTTAGATTATGCTACTAGTTTTGATATTAATAATGATAAATCTAGTGTTGTAGGATATACAACTGCTTTGATAGGAGAGTAG
- a CDS encoding ElyC/SanA/YdcF family protein, with protein sequence MFLFKKIVSAFLLPLPIGLFLLLIAFYFLMRNSYKKAKVFLFLGLSWFVLLSFQPISNAIISPLENSYKALLEIPKVQYILVLGSGHKTNENLSITSQLGSTAVVRLNEGIKIYKKLDNAKLIVSGYKGFDKNYHSFMSKKLALDLGIKKENIIKMDKPKDTRQEAIEAKKIIGTNPFILVTSASHMKRSMLLFEKLGLKPIAAPTYHLAKEEKNFSSIFSSENLYKVKVAFHEYLGLIWAYLKGYI encoded by the coding sequence ATGTTTTTATTTAAAAAAATTGTTTCGGCTTTTTTACTACCTCTTCCTATTGGTCTTTTTTTACTTTTAATTGCTTTTTATTTTTTGATGAGAAATTCATATAAAAAAGCAAAGGTATTTTTATTTTTAGGGCTTTCTTGGTTTGTTCTTTTATCTTTTCAGCCAATTTCAAATGCGATTATCAGCCCTTTAGAAAACTCATATAAAGCATTATTAGAAATACCAAAAGTACAGTATATTTTAGTTTTAGGTTCAGGACATAAAACAAATGAAAACTTAAGTATTACATCACAATTAGGAAGTACTGCTGTTGTTAGATTAAATGAAGGTATTAAAATTTATAAAAAACTTGATAATGCAAAACTAATAGTTTCAGGATATAAAGGCTTTGATAAAAATTATCACTCTTTTATGAGTAAAAAACTTGCACTTGATTTAGGAATTAAAAAAGAAAATATTATAAAAATGGATAAGCCAAAAGATACAAGACAAGAAGCTATTGAAGCCAAAAAAATCATTGGAACAAATCCTTTTATTCTTGTAACAAGTGCTTCTCATATGAAACGCTCGATGTTATTATTTGAAAAACTTGGATTAAAGCCAATTGCGGCACCTACTTATCATTTAGCAAAGGAAGAAAAAAACTTTTCTTCTATCTTTTCAAGTGAAAACTTATATAAAGTTAAAGTTGCTTTTCATGAATACTTAGGACTAATATGGGCTTATCTTAAAGGATATATTTGA
- a CDS encoding metal ABC transporter ATP-binding protein: MEILNIKNLSYSYKNNFKVLENVNLTVQDDDFLAIIGPNGGGKSTLLKLILGLIKPQSGEILKNIKNELIGYVPQNTNLNTDFPITALEVVLMGYIGNKKRLFGYSKEDRINAMDSLEKVGMKDFSNRKIGDLSGGQRQRVLIARALCTNPKLMLLDEPTASIDVKGQNEIYELLKQLNKSICIVVVSHDISVLLNYAKNVAHINKNLVYHKLESIQKDIHTVDEHLCEVELLKALGKTQTCCDHKQK, from the coding sequence TTGGAAATACTTAATATAAAAAATCTATCATACTCTTATAAAAATAACTTTAAAGTACTAGAAAATGTAAACTTAACTGTACAAGACGATGATTTTCTAGCGATAATCGGTCCAAATGGTGGAGGAAAATCTACACTTTTGAAACTAATTTTAGGATTAATAAAACCTCAAAGTGGGGAAATATTAAAAAATATTAAAAATGAATTAATAGGTTATGTTCCCCAAAATACAAATCTAAATACAGATTTTCCTATAACTGCTCTTGAAGTGGTTTTGATGGGATATATTGGAAATAAAAAAAGACTTTTTGGATATAGCAAAGAAGATAGAATAAATGCTATGGATTCTTTAGAAAAAGTTGGAATGAAAGATTTTTCAAATAGAAAAATAGGTGATTTAAGTGGAGGACAAAGACAAAGAGTACTTATAGCAAGAGCTTTATGTACTAATCCTAAACTTATGCTTTTAGATGAACCAACTGCAAGTATTGATGTAAAAGGTCAAAATGAGATTTATGAATTATTAAAACAGTTAAATAAATCAATTTGTATTGTAGTTGTTAGTCACGATATTTCAGTATTGTTAAACTACGCTAAAAATGTTGCACATATAAATAAGAATCTTGTTTATCACAAGTTAGAAAGTATACAAAAAGATATACATACAGTTGATGAGCATTTATGTGAAGTTGAGCTTTTAAAAGCTTTAGGAAAAACACAAACTTGTTGTGATCATAAGCAAAAGTAG
- a CDS encoding metal ABC transporter permease, producing MLEILEYSFIQNALIAGILISIAAGIMGSLVVVNKITFLTGGIAHSSYGGIGIAIYLGLPVLLGATVFAVITAVIIAILTLNNRNRADAIIGMMWAFGMAVGIIFVDLTPGYNVDLMSYLFGSIIAVSSDDIFYMGILDVVIVSIVVFFYKEILAVSYDSQFAKLRGVNTEFFYILILVLASLCVVAAIKAVGLILVIALLTIPTYLAEAFSTKLSQMMIISSIFACIFTLSGLVISYIYDISSGASIIISAVVILTLVKLIKRK from the coding sequence ATGTTAGAAATATTAGAATATAGTTTTATACAAAACGCTTTGATAGCAGGAATTTTAATTTCAATTGCTGCTGGAATTATGGGTTCACTTGTAGTTGTGAATAAAATCACTTTTTTAACAGGTGGAATTGCTCATAGTTCTTATGGTGGAATTGGAATTGCAATTTATTTAGGGTTACCCGTACTTTTAGGTGCAACAGTTTTTGCAGTGATTACAGCAGTTATCATAGCTATTCTAACTTTAAATAATAGAAATAGAGCAGATGCAATAATAGGAATGATGTGGGCTTTTGGTATGGCAGTTGGTATTATATTTGTGGATTTAACACCTGGATATAATGTAGACTTGATGTCATATTTATTTGGTTCAATTATTGCAGTATCAAGTGATGATATATTTTATATGGGAATTTTAGATGTTGTAATTGTTTCTATTGTTGTATTCTTTTATAAAGAAATATTAGCAGTATCTTATGATAGTCAATTTGCAAAATTAAGAGGTGTAAATACAGAGTTCTTTTATATATTGATTTTAGTATTAGCATCTTTATGTGTAGTAGCAGCGATTAAAGCAGTTGGACTTATACTTGTTATTGCATTACTTACAATACCTACATATTTAGCAGAAGCATTTTCAACTAAATTATCTCAAATGATGATAATAAGCTCAATATTTGCGTGTATTTTTACACTTAGTGGATTAGTGATTTCTTATATATATGATATTAGTTCAGGTGCAAGTATTATCATCTCAGCTGTAGTAATACTTACACTTGTGAAACTAATAAAAAGAAAATAG
- a CDS encoding CvfB family protein produces the protein MNEHIYVGEINKLAVYRKSEPGLYLVSDDREEVLLPNAYVTNEMELGSFLDVFIYTDSEDRLVATTLDPYLYVNEFAYLEIVDTAAFGAFVDIGLPKDILVPKNKQRSIFHKGHSKVLKMILDEKTDRLICTEKYTLEQNIKNLEEKDEVEILVYSKTPLGYKVIVNDLYDGMIFHTEIFENVYFGDRKRAYIKKIRDDNKLDISLQEIGKKIKDDKVLEILKQKGGKMDFTYKSDAEDIKKVFGISKKAFKATLTKLLNEDKIVLESNCIKIK, from the coding sequence ATAAATGAACATATTTATGTAGGTGAAATAAATAAACTTGCAGTTTATAGAAAAAGTGAACCAGGTTTATATTTGGTTAGTGATGATAGAGAAGAAGTTTTACTTCCAAATGCCTATGTTACAAATGAAATGGAATTGGGTTCTTTTTTAGATGTATTTATTTATACAGATAGTGAAGATAGATTAGTAGCAACTACTCTTGACCCTTATCTTTATGTAAATGAGTTTGCATATCTTGAAATTGTTGATACTGCTGCTTTTGGTGCATTTGTTGATATTGGACTTCCTAAAGATATATTAGTTCCAAAAAATAAACAAAGAAGTATTTTTCACAAAGGTCATAGTAAAGTTCTAAAAATGATTTTAGACGAAAAAACTGATAGATTAATTTGTACTGAAAAATATACCTTAGAGCAAAATATAAAAAATTTAGAAGAAAAAGATGAGGTAGAAATACTTGTTTATTCTAAAACTCCTCTTGGATATAAAGTTATTGTAAATGATTTATATGATGGAATGATTTTCCATACTGAAATATTTGAAAATGTATATTTTGGAGATAGAAAAAGAGCTTATATTAAAAAGATTAGAGATGATAATAAATTAGATATATCTCTTCAAGAAATTGGGAAAAAAATAAAAGATGATAAAGTTTTAGAAATCTTAAAGCAAAAAGGTGGAAAAATGGATTTTACTTATAAAAGTGATGCCGAAGATATTAAAAAAGTTTTTGGTATTAGTAAAAAAGCATTTAAAGCAACATTGACAAAACTATTAAATGAAGACAAAATTGTATTAGAAAGTAATTGTATCAAAATTAAATAG
- the prx-suh gene encoding thiol peroxidase Prx-SUH produces MATTMLKGNEVQLSGADVKVGDIAPVVTVVAKDLKDVQVGGKNEKSQIVVVVPSLDTAVCASETRKFNEEAAKVENAEVIVVSMDLPFAMGRFCTTEGIENLTVGSDFRAKAFSKSYGVLIASGPLAGVACRAVFVINADGIITYKEICPEITEEPNYEAAIAALSLAAPVAQASSCCGGGAC; encoded by the coding sequence ATGGCAACAACAATGTTAAAAGGTAATGAAGTACAATTAAGTGGAGCTGATGTAAAAGTTGGAGATATTGCACCTGTAGTAACAGTAGTAGCAAAAGATTTAAAAGATGTTCAAGTTGGTGGTAAAAACGAAAAATCACAAATCGTGGTAGTTGTTCCATCTTTAGATACAGCTGTTTGTGCATCTGAAACTAGAAAATTCAATGAAGAAGCTGCAAAAGTTGAAAATGCTGAAGTAATCGTTGTATCTATGGATTTACCATTTGCAATGGGTAGATTTTGTACAACAGAAGGTATTGAAAACTTAACTGTAGGTTCTGATTTTAGAGCAAAAGCATTCTCTAAATCTTACGGTGTTTTAATTGCATCAGGACCATTAGCAGGTGTTGCTTGTAGAGCAGTTTTTGTTATTAATGCTGATGGAATCATTACTTATAAAGAAATTTGTCCAGAAATTACAGAAGAACCAAATTACGAAGCTGCAATCGCTGCTTTAAGTCTTGCTGCACCAGTTGCACAAGCATCTTCTTGTTGTGGTGGGGGAGCTTGTTAA
- the msrP gene encoding protein-methionine-sulfoxide reductase catalytic subunit MsrP — MNIIKKRSWDISSSEVTPEELFNKRRNFLKLGAASLVSSGALIEALAKDNIPVANLKYLKDKNINNLKLNTYEQITTYNNFYEFTTSKTAVQDLAHTLNTDNWEIEIDGLVEKPMKIQLNDLTKNFTIEERIYRFRCVEGWSMVVPWNGFSLADLVKFAKPLSSAKYIRFETKYDEEMFPDQSRGVFATIDYPYVEGLRMDEAMNELSFLATGLYGSTLPKQNGAPLRLVIPWKYGFKSIKSISKISFVDEEPINTWQKTNKREYGFFANVNPNVDHPRWSQKRERVLGKFLKQKTLMYNGYEKEVAHMYKGMDLRKFI; from the coding sequence ATGAATATAATAAAAAAACGATCTTGGGATATTTCTTCTAGTGAAGTTACTCCTGAAGAATTATTTAACAAAAGAAGAAACTTTTTAAAACTAGGAGCAGCTTCATTAGTCTCTTCAGGAGCATTGATAGAAGCATTAGCAAAAGATAATATTCCTGTAGCTAATTTAAAATATTTAAAAGATAAAAATATCAATAATTTAAAATTAAATACTTATGAACAAATTACAACATATAATAATTTTTATGAATTCACAACATCAAAAACAGCTGTACAAGATTTAGCACATACTTTAAATACTGATAATTGGGAGATTGAAATTGATGGTTTAGTTGAAAAACCTATGAAAATACAATTAAATGATTTAACAAAAAACTTTACAATTGAAGAGAGAATATATAGATTTAGATGTGTTGAGGGTTGGTCTATGGTTGTTCCTTGGAATGGGTTTTCTTTAGCAGATTTAGTTAAATTTGCTAAACCATTATCTAGTGCAAAATATATTAGATTTGAAACAAAATATGATGAAGAGATGTTTCCAGATCAATCACGTGGTGTTTTTGCAACAATTGATTATCCTTATGTTGAAGGTTTGAGAATGGATGAGGCTATGAATGAATTATCTTTTTTAGCAACTGGACTTTATGGTTCAACGCTTCCTAAACAAAATGGTGCGCCTTTAAGATTAGTTATTCCTTGGAAATATGGATTTAAATCTATTAAATCTATATCAAAAATATCATTTGTAGATGAAGAACCTATTAATACATGGCAAAAAACAAATAAAAGAGAGTATGGATTTTTTGCAAATGTAAATCCAAATGTTGATCACCCAAGGTGGTCTCAAAAAAGAGAACGTGTTTTAGGAAAGTTCTTAAAACAAAAAACCCTAATGTACAATGGTTATGAAAAAGAAGTAGCACATATGTATAAGGGAATGGATTTAAGAAAGTTTATATAA
- a CDS encoding sulfite oxidase heme-binding subunit YedZ: MKRLFIYLIMLLPLVLLSTQILYFENVADPIKYIYTVTGVSATVILFLSILISLFKKPINFMKYRRLIGLFGFFYAFLHLINFVVFDAELDFIFIIEETLDKPFIYLGMLAFFILLFMTITSTKRLFKKYKSYHQFVYVALILITIHFIMAQKSINIMQLMYIVMIFIIAYCKLLQKIIEKNKKLR; encoded by the coding sequence ATGAAACGATTATTTATTTACTTAATAATGCTTTTACCCTTAGTGTTATTAAGTACACAAATTTTATATTTTGAAAATGTAGCGGACCCTATAAAATATATTTATACGGTAACAGGTGTAAGTGCAACTGTTATACTATTTTTATCGATTTTAATTTCATTATTCAAAAAACCAATTAATTTTATGAAATATAGAAGATTAATAGGTTTATTTGGATTTTTCTATGCATTTTTACATTTGATTAATTTTGTAGTTTTTGATGCAGAATTAGATTTTATATTCATAATAGAAGAAACACTTGATAAGCCATTTATTTATTTAGGAATGCTTGCATTTTTTATACTTTTATTTATGACAATTACATCTACAAAAAGATTGTTTAAAAAGTATAAGAGTTATCATCAGTTTGTATATGTAGCATTGATTTTAATTACAATTCATTTTATAATGGCACAAAAATCAATAAATATAATGCAATTAATGTATATAGTAATGATTTTTATAATAGCTTATTGTAAGCTTTTACAAAAAATTATAGAGAAAAATAAAAAATTAAGATAG
- a CDS encoding ester cyclase, giving the protein MKKPTNKDLVNLYYEELWNKKNKDYIDILFDDNIIFYGSLGVECEGKKQFESYMDTIHTGIPDLFHSITQWVVDDNSIAVRAIYAGRHSGNLLNFEATNSRLMYNGATFFKFYEGKIQSVWVLGDLHGLLEQLKNNSN; this is encoded by the coding sequence ATGAAAAAACCAACAAATAAAGATCTAGTAAATTTATATTATGAAGAACTTTGGAATAAAAAGAATAAAGACTATATTGATATTCTTTTCGATGACAATATCATATTTTATGGTTCGTTAGGTGTAGAATGTGAAGGTAAAAAACAGTTTGAATCTTATATGGATACTATTCATACAGGTATTCCAGATTTATTTCACAGTATAACTCAATGGGTTGTAGATGATAATAGTATCGCAGTTAGAGCTATTTATGCAGGTAGACACTCAGGAAACTTACTAAACTTTGAAGCAACGAATAGTAGACTTATGTATAATGGTGCTACATTCTTTAAATTTTATGAAGGTAAAATTCAAAGTGTTTGGGTTTTAGGAGATTTACACGGTCTTTTAGAACAACTTAAAAATAACTCAAACTAA
- a CDS encoding ATP-dependent helicase, with product MPLSNLNQEQLSAATCPKGYNLIIASAGTGKTSTIVGRIANLINNGTKPEEILLLTFTNKAAAEMVQRVAKFFGKDIAKRIMAGTFHSVSYKLLKQLNINISLKQPNELKTLFKSVYEKRVFFDRDDEANPYDGGYLYDMYSLYLNSNTGEDFATWIKDRNASHEIYTLIYEDVVAEFNELKTKYAYANFDDLLTIMLEKLKTEEFNFKEVLVDEYQDTNPLQGRLLDGFKPDSLFCVGDYDQSIYAFNGSDIGIISTFAKRYENATVFTLRKNYRSTKPILDLATKVIEYNDRIYEKNLEVVRTDETIKPKLLAFNELFAQYQYISQLISKSTAPHNDIAIIYRNNSSADGIEANLREYEIPAKRKGGMSFFDSVEIKFILDVLVMQLSHNDMMAFIHVLEHGKGIGKAIAKDIFDALIKLGDGDILVGLFQPNPDIKNPYDTKKVKNRQLGLFDDFLELGSISKFKDCSFEEAFLSNPILKHPKLSVDGGKYIYDFYLLMKHLRRTKNPESLIGSINSSMMYSKLKDFLSTKRATAKDGTVNPNQKTKSLSKINRKCMLLKNLSRNFKELSKFINSMILGGSEMSEGDGVNLLSVHASKGLEFKEVYVIDLMDGRFPNRKLMSKGGSLEEERRLFYVAVTRAKDVLYLSYAKFDRIKKMAFVASPFLREAGLVKDDEKTSI from the coding sequence ATGCCATTATCAAATTTAAATCAAGAACAATTAAGTGCAGCAACCTGTCCTAAGGGATATAATTTAATTATTGCAAGTGCTGGAACTGGGAAAACTTCTACAATAGTAGGAAGAATAGCAAATTTAATAAATAATGGAACAAAGCCAGAAGAAATTCTTTTATTAACTTTTACAAATAAAGCTGCTGCTGAAATGGTTCAAAGAGTTGCTAAGTTTTTTGGAAAAGATATTGCTAAACGAATAATGGCAGGGACATTTCATTCAGTTTCGTATAAATTACTAAAACAATTAAATATAAATATTAGTCTAAAACAACCAAATGAATTAAAAACACTATTCAAGTCTGTTTATGAAAAAAGAGTCTTCTTTGATAGAGATGATGAGGCAAACCCTTATGATGGAGGATATTTATATGATATGTATTCTTTATATCTTAACTCAAATACAGGTGAAGATTTTGCTACTTGGATAAAAGATAGAAATGCTTCTCATGAAATATATACACTGATATATGAGGATGTAGTTGCAGAATTTAATGAATTAAAGACCAAATATGCTTACGCAAACTTTGATGATTTGCTTACAATAATGTTAGAAAAGCTTAAAACAGAAGAGTTCAATTTTAAAGAAGTATTAGTAGATGAATATCAAGATACAAATCCTTTACAAGGTAGACTTTTGGATGGTTTTAAACCTGATTCTTTATTTTGTGTGGGTGATTATGACCAAAGTATTTATGCATTTAATGGTTCTGATATTGGAATTATCTCAACATTTGCAAAAAGATATGAAAATGCAACTGTTTTTACATTAAGAAAAAACTATCGTTCTACAAAGCCAATATTGGATTTAGCTACAAAAGTAATTGAATACAATGATAGGATTTATGAGAAAAACTTGGAAGTTGTAAGAACTGATGAAACTATAAAACCTAAGCTACTTGCTTTTAATGAATTATTTGCTCAATATCAATATATATCACAATTGATTTCAAAAAGTACTGCACCTCATAACGATATTGCAATAATTTATAGAAATAATTCAAGTGCCGATGGAATAGAAGCAAATTTACGGGAATATGAGATTCCTGCAAAAAGAAAAGGTGGAATGTCTTTTTTTGATTCTGTTGAAATAAAGTTTATATTAGATGTTTTAGTTATGCAACTTTCACACAATGATATGATGGCTTTTATTCATGTTTTAGAGCATGGAAAAGGAATTGGAAAAGCAATAGCAAAAGATATTTTTGATGCTTTAATAAAACTAGGAGATGGAGATATATTAGTAGGTCTATTTCAACCTAATCCAGATATAAAGAATCCTTATGATACTAAAAAAGTAAAGAATAGACAATTAGGCTTATTTGATGATTTCTTAGAATTAGGTTCTATTTCAAAATTCAAAGATTGTAGCTTTGAAGAGGCTTTTTTATCAAATCCAATTTTGAAACATCCAAAACTAAGTGTAGATGGTGGTAAATATATATATGATTTTTATTTATTAATGAAACACTTACGAAGAACAAAAAATCCAGAATCATTAATTGGAAGTATAAATTCATCAATGATGTATTCAAAATTAAAAGATTTCTTATCAACTAAAAGAGCAACAGCAAAGGATGGAACAGTAAATCCAAATCAAAAAACAAAATCACTTTCTAAAATAAATAGAAAATGTATGTTATTAAAAAACTTATCAAGAAATTTTAAAGAATTATCAAAATTTATTAACTCAATGATTTTAGGCGGTTCTGAAATGAGTGAAGGCGATGGAGTTAACTTATTATCAGTTCACGCTAGTAAAGGTTTGGAGTTTAAAGAAGTCTATGTTATTGATTTAATGGATGGAAGATTTCCTAATAGAAAGCTAATGAGTAAGGGTGGAAGCCTAGAAGAAGAGAGACGACTTTTTTATGTTGCTGTTACACGTGCAAAAGATGTATTGTATTTATCTTATGCAAAATTTGACAGAATCAAAAAAATGGCATTTGTAGCATCACCTTTTTTAAGAGAAGCTGGTTTGGTAAAAGATGATGAGAAAACTTCTATATAA